The Thermodesulfovibrio thiophilus DSM 17215 nucleotide sequence CTTTCATGGCAACTGGAGGCAAAGAAGGGATATCAACTGTTTTAAGAATGATTCTTTCTATCATTTCTTCCTGCAAGGCATCCTCCTATACTGAATTTATTATTTCACCAGCTATCTCTTCAAGAGGTATTACTTTATCAGCAATACCTGCTTCTACTACTGCACGTGGCATACCGTATACTACACAACTTTCTTCACTTTGAGCAAATACTCTTCCGCCAGTTTCTTTTATTCTTTTACATCCTTTAGCTCCATCATTCCCCATGCCAGTTAATATTACTCCAAGACTTCTACCTGGGAAACAATCTGCAACAGAGAACATCAGAAAATCCACACTTGGCCTGTATATAAATTCTTCTTTTTCCTCTGAAATCGAAACATAAGTCTCAATACCTCTTCTTTTAATTCTCATATGTCCTCTGCCAGGAGCTACATATACAATGCCAGGTTTTACACTTTCTCCTTCTTCAGCTTCTTTAACATGAAGATGACTTAGCTGGTCAAGCCTCTCTGCAAAAGGTTTTGTGAAATTTGGTGGCATGTGTTGTGCAATTACCACTGGAACTGGAAAATCTTTTGGTAGTTTTGGAATTATTTCCTGTAAAGCTTTAGGCCCACCTGTTGATGTACCTATTGATACTATACCTACTTTTCTTTCTCCAGTTGTTCTAACCTTTGGCATTTCTTTTGGTATTTCAATTTGTTTCTCTGTTGTTTTAGATACAGGTCTTTTCCTTACAATGCCTCTTTTGCCTATTGTTTTAATTTTATCTATGAGCATGCTTTTGATCTTGACAATGTTGACGGATAGTTCTGCCAGGTTTTTAGGAATAAAATCAACAGCCCCAAGTTCAAGAGCTTCAAGTGTTACCTTTGCTCCTTCTGTTGTTAATGAACTAACCATGATCACAGGAACCGGGTTTTTCTGCATTATTTCTTTTAATGCAGTGATTCCGTCCATTCTTGGCATCTCAACATCCATTGTTACTATATCAGGTTTAAGTTCCTGAACCATCTGAACAGCTTCAATTCCATCTCTTGCCATGCCGATTACTTTTATCTCAGGGTCTTCCTGAAGCATTGAAGATATAGCTTTTCTCATGAATGCAGAGTCATCTACAACAAGTACTTTAATCATATATCGCGCTCCTTAAAAGCCAAATTCTTTAAGTAAGTCATCTACATCTTCCTGTGAAACTTTTTCAGTTTCTTTTTGAACTACTTCTTTTTCTTCAATTTTTAATCCAAACGTTTTTATGAGTCTGATAAGCTCAACTTCCAGGTCTCCTACAAGTGATATCACTTTTTTAAGAACCTGTCCTGTTAAATCCTGAAAGGATTGAGTTGTGATAATTTCGGTTAGATCATCTTCAAGAGAGTTTTTAAAATTTTTAAGAACCTCTATACTTTCTGCTGGTCCCTGAATTTGTCTTAAATGATTTGAAAAGTTATCCATCTGTAAAATATATTTTTCAGCAATTTCTAAAGTTCTTTGAGCTGCTTCTTCTGTTTTATCAATGACCATCTGAAGTTGATCAACTGCTCGAGGCATCTTTTCTGTAGCAATTTCTTTCAATCTTGGATCAAGAGCTTCTCTAAAATTTTTCAGAGAATCATGTAGCTTTCTTGCTACCTTTCCGACTTCCTTAAATAAATCACTCTGGCTTTTTTGAATAATGTTGTTCATTATTTTATTTGCCTGTTCGTAATCTCCCTGTGCAACCATATTCATAAAATTAGTTATCTCTTCTAGAAGCATATATTTTGGATCATCTTTTGATAGCCCCTTTTCTTGATAAAACTTGACCGGATCAACAATCTCTTTGAAGGTCATTTCTCCACCCATACCAGTAAGCTTTTTAATGACCTCAACTCTGTTACCATCTTCATGGATTTCCACTATATCTTCTTCAAAAAGACTCTGGTCTTCAGTAGGAATTAATTTTTTTGTATCAAGCAAAACAAGTAATCTATCATTTAAACGAGCAACTCCTTCCACCTGACTCTGGCCGTGTTGTAAAAATTCTTCAGCAGGCTCAATATCTTTTTCATCTATATTTACAACTCCTGTAATATCATCAACCAAAGCACCAAATGTTATCTTTCCTGATGAAATTACAATTACTTTACTGCCAGGGCTTTGTTCTTGGATACCAAGAATTTTTTTTAAATTTACCACAGGAATTATTCTGCCACGAAGATTTGTAACTCCTTCAACATAATAAGGGACACCTGGCATTTTTGTGATCTGAGGAAGTTTAATAATTTCCTGCACTTTAAGAATAGGCACGGTGTATTCGTTTCTTTCAAGAATAAAACCGATATACTGTTTCATGTCGATACTCCTTAAAATTTATTTTATAGTTAAAACTCTTCTTGAAAGTCCAGCAAGATCGAGTATTAAAACTACCTTTCCATCTCCTGTTATGGTAGCACCCATTATTCCACATTCTTCTGAATCTATACCATTTATTGTTTTTATAACAATTTCTTCCTGCCCAAGCACAGATTCAACGGAAATACAGAATTTTCTGTCTCCCACAGATGCAACAAGAACATATTTCCTATCATTATCGGCATTATCGGGAGCTCCAAGAATATCATTAAGTAAAAAAAGCGGTAATACTCGATCTCTTATTGTCAGAACCTTCTGTCCTGTTACTTCTTTAATATCATTAATACTAATTCTTAATGTTTCTTCAATCATAGACTGAGGAATAGCATAAATTTCATTTCCTACCTGAACCATCATGGCCTGAATTATTGCGAGCGTGAGAGGTAGACTGATTCTGAATGTTGTACCCTTATCTTTTTCAGTAAAAATTTCTACATAGCCATTAAGTTTTGCAACATTTGATTTAACCACATCCATCCCGACACCACGTCCACTTACCTCTGTTGAAACATCTTTTGTTGAGAAACCAGGTAAAAAAATTAAATTTATTATAGCTTCCTCAGACATTTTTTCAGCTTCTTCTAGTGTAATTAATCCCTTTGTAATGGCCTTTGCTTTAACTGCTTCGTAATCTATTCCCTTACCATCATCGGTGATATCTATTACAATCTGAGTTCCTTTTTGATAAGCATTTATAACGATTTTACCTTTTGGAGATTTACCTTTTAATTCTCTTTCTTCTGGAGTTTCTATACCGTGATCTAATGAGTTTCTTATTATGTGGACAAGAGGATCTCCAATGTGTTCAATGACTGATTTGTCAACTTCTGTATCTTCACCTATAATCTCTAGGTCAACTTCTTTATTAAGTGCTCTTGCAAGATCTCTTACCATTCTTGGGAATTTTACAAAAACTTTCTGAAGCGGTTGCATTCTCATTTTCATTACTGCAAGCTGTAAATCAGAGGTAACTCTATCAAGAAAAGAGGTTGTTTCAATCAGTCCTTCTACATGTTCATCTCCTGCATATTTTGCTTCAAGTTTATTCGATAAATTAAGAAGTCTGTTGCGGGCTAAAACTATCTCACCAGCAAGGTCCATTACTTTATCTATTCTTTCTACATCAACTCTGAGAGTGGAAACTTCTTTTTCTTTCTCTTTTGGAATCTGTGTAACAATGTCTTCAGCTTTTGGAATTTTTGTTTCAGGTTCTTCTGATAATGGTTCTTCAGGCTTCTGTTCAGTCTCTGGTTGTTCAGCTTCTTTTAATTGTTCTGAAGAAGATTTCTCAAGTGTTTTATCAAGTAACTCAAGAACAGGTTGGATATTTTCTAGTACTTCATCTTTTGCTTTAATATGAGAAATTAGCAGTCGTAATGTATCTGTTGCTTTAAGAATAGCATCAGTTATCTCTGGAGAAATATGTATTTCTCCTTCCCTTACTTTTTTTAAAATAGTTTCTGCTCTGTGTGCAACATCAACGACATCTTGAAAGCCCAAAAATCCGGCAGCACCTTTAAGAGTATGCATACCTCTGAATATTTCGTTTATGATTTCAGGATCCTGGCCTTTTTGTTCCAGTTCAACAAAAAGAGGATCAAGTTGTTCAAGAATTTCTTCTGCTTCAACAATAAATTCGTTTATTATCTCATCCATCTCATCAGCCATTACTGTCCTCCCTTAAGAGATGGTTTTTTCTGAGCGATTTTTTCAAGTTTCTCTTTTAAAACTTCTCCTGTAAATGGTTTAACTATGTAATTGTCAACTCCGGCTTTTATCGCTTCGATAACTTTCTCTTTCTCAGCCTCTGCTGTAACCATTAAAAAAGGGATATCTTTTAATGCTGGATCACTTCTTACATTTTTTAAAAGATCAATGCCTTCCATAACAGGCATATTCCAATCACAAACTACAAGCCCATATTCTGAATTTCTTAATTTTTTAAGAGCTTCTTCTCCATTCTCTGCTTCATCAATGTTTTCAAAACCAAGCTGTTTAAGAAGATTTTTTATAATTCGCCGCATCGTTGGGAAGTCATCTACAACAAGAACTTTTATCTTATAATTAAACATCGTAACCTCCTGATATCTTTTTATCAAATTTACTAAAAAATTTTTTCAAAATCTTTTTTATGCTTTGTGAAATTTCCTCAGAAGTTGTAGGTTTTACAAGATAATCATCAACTCCTGCTTCGAAAGCTTTTCTCTTTTCTTCTTCATCAGCCTCTGTTGTTATCATAACAATAGGAATATTAGAACGCTCTTGGCTAGATCTTATTTGCTTGACAAGCTCTATGCCATCCATATAAGGCATATTCATATCTGTAAGAATCAAATTTATATCTTCAATACCTAACTTTTGTAATGCTTCTATACCATTTTCAGCTGTTACAACCTCATATCCCTTACTGTTGAGAATTAAAGAAATCATTTTTCGAGTTGTTTTATCATCATCCACTACAAGGACTTTCATAATATCCTCCTATTAAACTTTTTGATATACAACAACTTTATTTATAACTACAGGATGGAAAGCCCTCGTAATATTGTGAAGACTTTCAGATGTTCCAACAAACAGATATCCTTTAGGACGTAAAACATCATAAATCAGAGAAACAGCTTTCTTTTTTGCCTTATCATCAAAATAAATTAATACATTTCTGCAGAACACAACATCCAGTCCCTTAAGCTGTTTTACTTCTTTTTCTTCTATAAGATTTATATTCATAAATTTCACCATTGATTTTATGGTTTCTGAAAGAACATATACGCCACTTGAATCTTTAAAATATTTTGCCAGATATTGAGGTGGAACATTTCTGATTGAATAAGAGCCATACATGGCTCTCTTAGCAGAAATAAGCACACTCTCACTTATATCTGAAGCATATATCTCTTTTCTGAATGAAATTAATTCCTGTTTATCAGCTAAAATCATGGCAATTGTATAAGGTTCTTCTCCTGTTGAACACGCAGCAGACCAGATTTTTATATCTTTTCTTCCCATTTGCGAATTTTCTTTTATTATCTGTGAAATAAGAGGATCCGAAAAAACTTCAAATTGCTGTGGTTCTCTAAAGAAAAATGTTTCATTTGTTGTAATAGTATCATAAAGCTTTGCTATATCCTGCTTTGTAGCACTGTATTTTAAAAAATAAAGATAGTCTTCAAAATTGCGTAAATTTTTATCTCTTAAAATTTTACTGAGTCTGTTTTCTAAAAAATATTTTTTATTGTCAGGTACATATATGCCTGTTTTTTCATAAATAAAGTCTCTGAGCTGTACAAACACTTCGTCAGATATTGTTCCAGAAGAGGATGCAGCCAGTGCTATCATATTCTCTGTAAAACCTCCTGTATCTTTTCTTTTACCTCTTGAGCAGGATGATCTTTCTTCGGGACAAGTATGT carries:
- a CDS encoding protein-glutamate methylesterase/protein-glutamine glutaminase, with translation MIKVLVVDDSAFMRKAISSMLQEDPEIKVIGMARDGIEAVQMVQELKPDIVTMDVEMPRMDGITALKEIMQKNPVPVIMVSSLTTEGAKVTLEALELGAVDFIPKNLAELSVNIVKIKSMLIDKIKTIGKRGIVRKRPVSKTTEKQIEIPKEMPKVRTTGERKVGIVSIGTSTGGPKALQEIIPKLPKDFPVPVVIAQHMPPNFTKPFAERLDQLSHLHVKEAEEGESVKPGIVYVAPGRGHMRIKRRGIETYVSISEEKEEFIYRPSVDFLMFSVADCFPGRSLGVILTGMGNDGAKGCKRIKETGGRVFAQSEESCVVYGMPRAVVEAGIADKVIPLEEIAGEIINSV
- a CDS encoding protein phosphatase CheZ, which translates into the protein MKQYIGFILERNEYTVPILKVQEIIKLPQITKMPGVPYYVEGVTNLRGRIIPVVNLKKILGIQEQSPGSKVIVISSGKITFGALVDDITGVVNIDEKDIEPAEEFLQHGQSQVEGVARLNDRLLVLLDTKKLIPTEDQSLFEEDIVEIHEDGNRVEVIKKLTGMGGEMTFKEIVDPVKFYQEKGLSKDDPKYMLLEEITNFMNMVAQGDYEQANKIMNNIIQKSQSDLFKEVGKVARKLHDSLKNFREALDPRLKEIATEKMPRAVDQLQMVIDKTEEAAQRTLEIAEKYILQMDNFSNHLRQIQGPAESIEVLKNFKNSLEDDLTEIITTQSFQDLTGQVLKKVISLVGDLEVELIRLIKTFGLKIEEKEVVQKETEKVSQEDVDDLLKEFGF
- a CDS encoding chemotaxis protein CheA, which gives rise to MADEMDEIINEFIVEAEEILEQLDPLFVELEQKGQDPEIINEIFRGMHTLKGAAGFLGFQDVVDVAHRAETILKKVREGEIHISPEITDAILKATDTLRLLISHIKAKDEVLENIQPVLELLDKTLEKSSSEQLKEAEQPETEQKPEEPLSEEPETKIPKAEDIVTQIPKEKEKEVSTLRVDVERIDKVMDLAGEIVLARNRLLNLSNKLEAKYAGDEHVEGLIETTSFLDRVTSDLQLAVMKMRMQPLQKVFVKFPRMVRDLARALNKEVDLEIIGEDTEVDKSVIEHIGDPLVHIIRNSLDHGIETPEERELKGKSPKGKIVINAYQKGTQIVIDITDDGKGIDYEAVKAKAITKGLITLEEAEKMSEEAIINLIFLPGFSTKDVSTEVSGRGVGMDVVKSNVAKLNGYVEIFTEKDKGTTFRISLPLTLAIIQAMMVQVGNEIYAIPQSMIEETLRISINDIKEVTGQKVLTIRDRVLPLFLLNDILGAPDNADNDRKYVLVASVGDRKFCISVESVLGQEEIVIKTINGIDSEECGIMGATITGDGKVVLILDLAGLSRRVLTIK
- a CDS encoding chemotaxis response regulator CheY; the protein is MFNYKIKVLVVDDFPTMRRIIKNLLKQLGFENIDEAENGEEALKKLRNSEYGLVVCDWNMPVMEGIDLLKNVRSDPALKDIPFLMVTAEAEKEKVIEAIKAGVDNYIVKPFTGEVLKEKLEKIAQKKPSLKGGQ
- a CDS encoding response regulator gives rise to the protein MKVLVVDDDKTTRKMISLILNSKGYEVVTAENGIEALQKLGIEDINLILTDMNMPYMDGIELVKQIRSSQERSNIPIVMITTEADEEEKRKAFEAGVDDYLVKPTTSEEISQSIKKILKKFFSKFDKKISGGYDV
- a CDS encoding CheR family methyltransferase produces the protein MIALAASSSGTISDEVFVQLRDFIYEKTGIYVPDNKKYFLENRLSKILRDKNLRNFEDYLYFLKYSATKQDIAKLYDTITTNETFFFREPQQFEVFSDPLISQIIKENSQMGRKDIKIWSAACSTGEEPYTIAMILADKQELISFRKEIYASDISESVLISAKRAMYGSYSIRNVPPQYLAKYFKDSSGVYVLSETIKSMVKFMNINLIEEKEVKQLKGLDVVFCRNVLIYFDDKAKKKAVSLIYDVLRPKGYLFVGTSESLHNITRAFHPVVINKVVVYQKV